One genomic segment of Larimichthys crocea isolate SSNF unplaced genomic scaffold, L_crocea_2.0 scaffold255, whole genome shotgun sequence includes these proteins:
- the tspan37 gene encoding tetraspanin 37, whose translation MSDRRGNALKTILQLMCQLLWVVGIVVGLSGLYLLMKYTQNRIFFSDAYITLPAICAFASAVVLVVSAFVGSWLSLRDSMCLQGWFVLLLVLVFCLESTASALAYFHTKNLDSEIAPLSGMFQKYTGSSQDANSRAVDAAQEELQCCGVHDYKDWLETSWFNRTGGHSVPHSCCNSTFSSCNGTVDQPWELYAQGCQVKLEMSIRSVLTYIIWGFPLVFLVEVALFVAVAQLMRDHPLMAYQIMDKN comes from the exons ATGAGTGATCGGAGGGGGAACGCTTTGAAAACCATTCTTCAGCTGATGTGTCAGCTTCTGTGG GTGGTGGGGATAGTGGTGGGCCTGAGTGGATTGTACCTGCTGATGAAATACACACAGAACAGAATATTCTTTTCTGATGCCTACATCACCCTGCCAGCCATCTGCGCTTTCGCCAGCGCTGTGGTCCTAGTGGTCAGTGCTTTCGTCGGTTCCTGGCTGAGCCTCAGGGATTCCATGTGTCTGCAGGGATGG tttgttttgctgctagttttggtcttttgtctGGAGAGCACAGCTTCAGCCTTGGCTTATTTTCACactaaaaat CTGGATTCAGAAATAGCTCCGCTCAGTGGAATGTTTCAGAAATACACAGGCAGCAGTCAGGACGCCAACTCTCGGGCTGTGGATGCTGCACAAGAAGAG TTGCAGTGTTGTGGTGTCCATGACTACAAGGACTGGCTGGAAACCTCCTGGTTCAACCGTACTGGTGGACACTCGGTTCCTCACAGTTGCTGTAACTCTACTTTCTCCTCCTGCAATGGCACTGTGGACCAGCCATGGGAGCTTTATGCACAG ggCTGCCAGGTGAAGCTGGAGATGTCTATTCGGTCTGTGCTGACTTATATCATCTGGGGCTTCCCACTGGTTTTTCTGGTGGAG GTTGCTTTGTTTGTGGCGGTGGCACAGCTGATGAGGGACCATCCATTAATGGCATATCAAATAATGGACAAAAACTAA
- the elavl1a gene encoding ELAV-like protein 1a isoform X4, protein MAVRRGHIKYLKEVYDMSNGYEDHMGGDEGKDAKTNLIVNYLPQSMTQDELRSLFSSIGEVESAKLIRDKVAGHSLGYGFVNYLNPSDADRAISTLNGLRLQSKTIKVSYARPSSDTIKDANLYISGLPKAMTQKDVEDMFSRFGHIINSRVLVDQATGGSRGVAFIRFDKRAEAEEAVKSLNGQKPPGASEPITVKFAANPNQAKNTQLISQLYHNQSRRFGGPLHHQAQRFRFSPMGVDHMGGMGGVSVPGNSTSGWCIFIYNLGQDADESILWQMFGPFGAVTNVKVIRDFNTNKCKGFGFVTMTNYEEAAMAIASLNGYRLGDKMLQVSFKTSKGHK, encoded by the exons ATGGCAGTTCGTCGAGGACACATTAAGTACTTGAAA GAGGTGTATGACATGTCAAACGGTTATGAAGACCACATGGGAGGGGATGAGGGGAAGGACGCCAAGACCAACCTGATAGTGAACTACCTGCCTCAGAGCATGACGCAGGACGAGCTGCGGAGCCTCTTCAGCAGCATCGGAGAGGTGGAGTCCGCCAAGCTGATTCGTGACAAAGTCGCAG gCCACAGTTTAGGGTACGGATTTGTTAACTATCTTAACCCTAGTGATGCAGACAGAGCTATCAGTACACTGAATGGACTAAGGCTACAGTCCAAAACTATCAAG GTTTCATACGCACGGCCCAGTTCTGATACAATAAAGGATGCCAACTTATATATCAGCGGCCTGCCGAAGGCCATGACCCAGAAGGACGTGGAGGACATGTTTTCACGCTTTGGACACATCATTAACTCTCGTGTACTTGTTGATCAGGCCACAG GTGGGTCCCGCGGGGTGGCTTTTATCCGGTTTGACAAGCGGGCAGAGGCCGAGGAGGCCGTCAAAAGCCTGAACGGCCAAAAACCACCCGGAGCCTCCGAGCCAATCACAGTGAAGTTTGCTGCCAACCCGAACCAGGCGAAGAACACGCAGCTCATCTCTCAGCTCTACCACAACCAGTCCAGACGCTTCGGCGGGCCCTTACACCACCAGGCACAGCGCTTCAG GTTCTCCCCCATGGGTGTTGATCACATGGGCGGCATGGGAGGCGTCAGTGTCCCCGGCAACTCCACCTCCGGCTGGTGCATCTTCATCTACAACCTGGGCCAAGACGCAGACGAGAGCATCCTATGGCAGATGTTCGGCCCCTTCGGCGCCGTCACCAACGTCAAGGTGATCCGCGACTTCAACACCAACAAGTGCAAGGGCTTCGGCTTCGTCACCATGACGAACTACGAGGAGGCGGCCATGGCTATCGCCAGCCTGAACGGCTACCGGCTCGGAGACAAGATGCTGCAAGTGTCCTTTAAGACCAGCAAGGGCCACAAGTAG
- the elavl1a gene encoding ELAV-like protein 1a isoform X3 produces the protein MAVRRGHIKYLKEVYDMSNGYEDHMGGDEGKDAKTNLIVNYLPQSMTQDELRSLFSSIGEVESAKLIRDKVAGHSLGYGFVNYLNPSDADRAISTLNGLRLQSKTIKVSYARPSSDTIKDANLYISGLPKAMTQKDVEDMFSRFGHIINSRVLVDQATGTTGGSRGVAFIRFDKRAEAEEAVKSLNGQKPPGASEPITVKFAANPNQAKNTQLISQLYHNQSRRFGGPLHHQAQRFRFSPMGVDHMGGMGGVSVPGNSTSGWCIFIYNLGQDADESILWQMFGPFGAVTNVKVIRDFNTNKCKGFGFVTMTNYEEAAMAIASLNGYRLGDKMLQVSFKTSKGHK, from the exons ATGGCAGTTCGTCGAGGACACATTAAGTACTTGAAA GAGGTGTATGACATGTCAAACGGTTATGAAGACCACATGGGAGGGGATGAGGGGAAGGACGCCAAGACCAACCTGATAGTGAACTACCTGCCTCAGAGCATGACGCAGGACGAGCTGCGGAGCCTCTTCAGCAGCATCGGAGAGGTGGAGTCCGCCAAGCTGATTCGTGACAAAGTCGCAG gCCACAGTTTAGGGTACGGATTTGTTAACTATCTTAACCCTAGTGATGCAGACAGAGCTATCAGTACACTGAATGGACTAAGGCTACAGTCCAAAACTATCAAG GTTTCATACGCACGGCCCAGTTCTGATACAATAAAGGATGCCAACTTATATATCAGCGGCCTGCCGAAGGCCATGACCCAGAAGGACGTGGAGGACATGTTTTCACGCTTTGGACACATCATTAACTCTCGTGTACTTGTTGATCAGGCCACAGGTACGACAG GTGGGTCCCGCGGGGTGGCTTTTATCCGGTTTGACAAGCGGGCAGAGGCCGAGGAGGCCGTCAAAAGCCTGAACGGCCAAAAACCACCCGGAGCCTCCGAGCCAATCACAGTGAAGTTTGCTGCCAACCCGAACCAGGCGAAGAACACGCAGCTCATCTCTCAGCTCTACCACAACCAGTCCAGACGCTTCGGCGGGCCCTTACACCACCAGGCACAGCGCTTCAG GTTCTCCCCCATGGGTGTTGATCACATGGGCGGCATGGGAGGCGTCAGTGTCCCCGGCAACTCCACCTCCGGCTGGTGCATCTTCATCTACAACCTGGGCCAAGACGCAGACGAGAGCATCCTATGGCAGATGTTCGGCCCCTTCGGCGCCGTCACCAACGTCAAGGTGATCCGCGACTTCAACACCAACAAGTGCAAGGGCTTCGGCTTCGTCACCATGACGAACTACGAGGAGGCGGCCATGGCTATCGCCAGCCTGAACGGCTACCGGCTCGGAGACAAGATGCTGCAAGTGTCCTTTAAGACCAGCAAGGGCCACAAGTAG
- the elavl1a gene encoding ELAV-like protein 1a isoform X2 produces MAVRRGHIKYLKADLQEVYDMSNGYEDHMGGDEGKDAKTNLIVNYLPQSMTQDELRSLFSSIGEVESAKLIRDKVAGHSLGYGFVNYLNPSDADRAISTLNGLRLQSKTIKVSYARPSSDTIKDANLYISGLPKAMTQKDVEDMFSRFGHIINSRVLVDQATGGSRGVAFIRFDKRAEAEEAVKSLNGQKPPGASEPITVKFAANPNQAKNTQLISQLYHNQSRRFGGPLHHQAQRFRFSPMGVDHMGGMGGVSVPGNSTSGWCIFIYNLGQDADESILWQMFGPFGAVTNVKVIRDFNTNKCKGFGFVTMTNYEEAAMAIASLNGYRLGDKMLQVSFKTSKGHK; encoded by the exons ATGGCAGTTCGTCGAGGACACATTAAGTACTTGAAA GCTGACCTGCAGGAGGTGTATGACATGTCAAACGGTTATGAAGACCACATGGGAGGGGATGAGGGGAAGGACGCCAAGACCAACCTGATAGTGAACTACCTGCCTCAGAGCATGACGCAGGACGAGCTGCGGAGCCTCTTCAGCAGCATCGGAGAGGTGGAGTCCGCCAAGCTGATTCGTGACAAAGTCGCAG gCCACAGTTTAGGGTACGGATTTGTTAACTATCTTAACCCTAGTGATGCAGACAGAGCTATCAGTACACTGAATGGACTAAGGCTACAGTCCAAAACTATCAAG GTTTCATACGCACGGCCCAGTTCTGATACAATAAAGGATGCCAACTTATATATCAGCGGCCTGCCGAAGGCCATGACCCAGAAGGACGTGGAGGACATGTTTTCACGCTTTGGACACATCATTAACTCTCGTGTACTTGTTGATCAGGCCACAG GTGGGTCCCGCGGGGTGGCTTTTATCCGGTTTGACAAGCGGGCAGAGGCCGAGGAGGCCGTCAAAAGCCTGAACGGCCAAAAACCACCCGGAGCCTCCGAGCCAATCACAGTGAAGTTTGCTGCCAACCCGAACCAGGCGAAGAACACGCAGCTCATCTCTCAGCTCTACCACAACCAGTCCAGACGCTTCGGCGGGCCCTTACACCACCAGGCACAGCGCTTCAG GTTCTCCCCCATGGGTGTTGATCACATGGGCGGCATGGGAGGCGTCAGTGTCCCCGGCAACTCCACCTCCGGCTGGTGCATCTTCATCTACAACCTGGGCCAAGACGCAGACGAGAGCATCCTATGGCAGATGTTCGGCCCCTTCGGCGCCGTCACCAACGTCAAGGTGATCCGCGACTTCAACACCAACAAGTGCAAGGGCTTCGGCTTCGTCACCATGACGAACTACGAGGAGGCGGCCATGGCTATCGCCAGCCTGAACGGCTACCGGCTCGGAGACAAGATGCTGCAAGTGTCCTTTAAGACCAGCAAGGGCCACAAGTAG
- the elavl1a gene encoding ELAV-like protein 1a isoform X1 codes for MAVRRGHIKYLKADLQEVYDMSNGYEDHMGGDEGKDAKTNLIVNYLPQSMTQDELRSLFSSIGEVESAKLIRDKVAGHSLGYGFVNYLNPSDADRAISTLNGLRLQSKTIKVSYARPSSDTIKDANLYISGLPKAMTQKDVEDMFSRFGHIINSRVLVDQATGTTGGSRGVAFIRFDKRAEAEEAVKSLNGQKPPGASEPITVKFAANPNQAKNTQLISQLYHNQSRRFGGPLHHQAQRFRFSPMGVDHMGGMGGVSVPGNSTSGWCIFIYNLGQDADESILWQMFGPFGAVTNVKVIRDFNTNKCKGFGFVTMTNYEEAAMAIASLNGYRLGDKMLQVSFKTSKGHK; via the exons ATGGCAGTTCGTCGAGGACACATTAAGTACTTGAAA GCTGACCTGCAGGAGGTGTATGACATGTCAAACGGTTATGAAGACCACATGGGAGGGGATGAGGGGAAGGACGCCAAGACCAACCTGATAGTGAACTACCTGCCTCAGAGCATGACGCAGGACGAGCTGCGGAGCCTCTTCAGCAGCATCGGAGAGGTGGAGTCCGCCAAGCTGATTCGTGACAAAGTCGCAG gCCACAGTTTAGGGTACGGATTTGTTAACTATCTTAACCCTAGTGATGCAGACAGAGCTATCAGTACACTGAATGGACTAAGGCTACAGTCCAAAACTATCAAG GTTTCATACGCACGGCCCAGTTCTGATACAATAAAGGATGCCAACTTATATATCAGCGGCCTGCCGAAGGCCATGACCCAGAAGGACGTGGAGGACATGTTTTCACGCTTTGGACACATCATTAACTCTCGTGTACTTGTTGATCAGGCCACAGGTACGACAG GTGGGTCCCGCGGGGTGGCTTTTATCCGGTTTGACAAGCGGGCAGAGGCCGAGGAGGCCGTCAAAAGCCTGAACGGCCAAAAACCACCCGGAGCCTCCGAGCCAATCACAGTGAAGTTTGCTGCCAACCCGAACCAGGCGAAGAACACGCAGCTCATCTCTCAGCTCTACCACAACCAGTCCAGACGCTTCGGCGGGCCCTTACACCACCAGGCACAGCGCTTCAG GTTCTCCCCCATGGGTGTTGATCACATGGGCGGCATGGGAGGCGTCAGTGTCCCCGGCAACTCCACCTCCGGCTGGTGCATCTTCATCTACAACCTGGGCCAAGACGCAGACGAGAGCATCCTATGGCAGATGTTCGGCCCCTTCGGCGCCGTCACCAACGTCAAGGTGATCCGCGACTTCAACACCAACAAGTGCAAGGGCTTCGGCTTCGTCACCATGACGAACTACGAGGAGGCGGCCATGGCTATCGCCAGCCTGAACGGCTACCGGCTCGGAGACAAGATGCTGCAAGTGTCCTTTAAGACCAGCAAGGGCCACAAGTAG